From Thermoflavifilum aggregans, a single genomic window includes:
- a CDS encoding type I restriction enzyme HsdR N-terminal domain-containing protein, with translation MFSLQFPEFHFRVIGRGRQRYIFDRVRRRYVKLTPEEWVRQHLLYYLIDVAGYPTGLMAVEKMLPGDSQGRRADVVVYDPAMKPWMIVECKSPDVTLSDEVFMQMVGYNFPLQARYLLMTNGHQCWGCDCSTTPPCPLQAFPPWPS, from the coding sequence ATGTTTTCCCTGCAGTTTCCGGAGTTTCATTTTCGGGTCATCGGCCGCGGACGGCAACGATATATTTTCGACCGGGTTCGCAGGCGGTATGTGAAACTCACACCCGAGGAATGGGTCAGACAGCATCTGTTGTATTACCTGATTGATGTAGCTGGATATCCTACGGGACTGATGGCGGTTGAGAAAATGCTGCCGGGCGATAGCCAGGGACGGCGTGCGGATGTGGTTGTGTACGATCCGGCTATGAAGCCCTGGATGATTGTGGAATGCAAATCTCCCGACGTAACGCTCAGCGATGAAGTTTTCATGCAGATGGTGGGCTATAATTTTCCGCTGCAGGCCCGTTACCTGCTGATGACCAACGGACATCAGTGCTGGGGATGCGATTGTTCCACCACTCCACCCTGCCCACTTCAGGCTTTTCCTCCATGGCCTTCTTAG
- a CDS encoding Glu/Leu/Phe/Val family dehydrogenase, translated as MLTSDQVTTSHPAQGPVKKPYSFFHNVEMWFDKAARFTRWEKGILEQIKACNAVYRMRFPVKIGDHIEVIEAYRVQHSHHKLPCKGGIRYSEEVNQDEVMALASLMTYKCAIVNVPFGGAKGGIRINPKKYSVYELEKITRRYTSELIKKNFIGPGIDVPAPDYGTGEREMSWILDTYLSLKPGELDGLACVTGKPVSQGGVRGRREATGRGVFYGLREVLSQKEDMKRIGLEPGVEGKTVIVQGLGNVGYHTAKFFYEAGAKIICLIEWDAAIYNPKGLNPDEVVKFREETGSIKNFPGAQTLRRNTDGLELECDILIPAALENVIDADNAPRIKAKIIGEAANGPLTIEADEILLKKNVLVVPDVFLNAGGVTVSYFEWLKNLQHVRYGRIEKRFTANMNHLILEQIEKNTGKPVDESHRRLIEHGPDEIDLVNSGLEETMIEAVQEIREIWHSHPDIPDMRTAAFVSAINKIGEAYAQLGIFP; from the coding sequence ATGCTAACTTCAGATCAAGTCACTACAAGTCATCCCGCACAGGGGCCTGTGAAAAAGCCATACAGTTTTTTCCACAATGTGGAAATGTGGTTCGACAAGGCCGCCCGCTTCACCAGATGGGAAAAGGGCATACTGGAGCAAATCAAAGCCTGCAATGCTGTTTACCGGATGCGTTTTCCGGTGAAGATAGGCGACCATATCGAAGTCATTGAAGCCTATCGGGTGCAGCATTCGCATCACAAACTGCCCTGCAAGGGCGGCATTCGCTACAGCGAAGAAGTAAATCAGGATGAAGTGATGGCACTGGCTTCCCTGATGACCTATAAATGTGCAATTGTAAATGTGCCTTTTGGCGGGGCCAAGGGCGGCATCCGCATCAACCCCAAAAAATATTCCGTGTATGAGCTGGAAAAAATTACCCGTCGGTACACGTCAGAACTGATCAAGAAAAACTTTATAGGTCCAGGCATTGATGTGCCGGCGCCTGACTACGGTACTGGGGAAAGGGAAATGAGCTGGATTTTGGATACCTATCTGAGCCTGAAGCCTGGCGAACTGGATGGATTGGCCTGTGTAACGGGGAAGCCCGTTTCGCAGGGCGGTGTGAGGGGCCGCAGGGAAGCCACTGGCCGTGGTGTGTTTTATGGGTTGCGTGAAGTGCTTAGCCAAAAGGAAGATATGAAACGCATCGGCCTGGAACCTGGTGTGGAAGGCAAGACCGTGATTGTGCAGGGGCTGGGCAACGTGGGGTATCATACAGCTAAATTTTTCTATGAAGCCGGAGCCAAAATCATTTGCCTCATTGAATGGGATGCCGCTATTTACAATCCCAAAGGGCTGAACCCCGATGAAGTGGTGAAGTTCCGCGAAGAAACCGGCTCAATTAAGAACTTTCCGGGTGCCCAAACATTGCGCCGCAATACGGATGGGCTGGAGCTGGAATGCGATATCCTGATTCCGGCAGCCCTGGAAAATGTGATTGATGCCGATAATGCTCCCCGTATCAAGGCAAAAATCATCGGAGAAGCCGCCAATGGCCCGCTCACCATAGAAGCCGATGAAATCCTGCTCAAAAAAAATGTGCTGGTGGTACCGGATGTGTTTTTAAATGCCGGTGGTGTAACGGTTTCCTATTTTGAATGGCTGAAAAATCTGCAACATGTGCGCTACGGCCGCATTGAAAAAAGATTCACAGCCAATATGAATCACCTGATTCTGGAGCAAATCGAAAAAAATACCGGTAAGCCTGTGGATGAATCCCACCGCCGCCTCATTGAACATGGTCCGGATGAAATTGATCTGGTCAATTCCGGCCTGGAGGAAACCATGATTGAGGCCGTGCAGGAAATCCGGGAGATCTGGCATTCGCATCCCGATATTCCCGATATGCGAACGGCAGCTTTTGTGAGCGCTATCAACAAAATCGGTGAGGCTTATGCCCAGCTGGGCATTTTCCCATAA
- a CDS encoding CcmD family protein: MNIVSHIASVASALLQVPQEGPEMATLMRSNGKIYVVVAVIVVIWLGVLLYLISIDRKLSRLEKAEAEKNRTRPTPTSVV; encoded by the coding sequence ATGAATATTGTTTCACACATAGCATCCGTTGCATCGGCCCTGCTGCAGGTACCGCAGGAAGGTCCTGAGATGGCCACCCTGATGCGCAGCAATGGAAAAATTTACGTGGTGGTGGCTGTGATTGTCGTGATATGGTTGGGAGTATTGCTGTATCTCATCAGTATTGACCGGAAACTTTCACGGCTGGAAAAGGCTGAGGCGGAAAAAAATCGTACACGCCCAACTCCGACTTCCGTGGTTTGA
- the ccsA gene encoding cytochrome c biogenesis protein CcsA, which yields MKTYWWKALCIVLLLYTLIAGLLMPVPAKDILNETIRNLHFHVPMWFTMIVLFGISCVSSIQYLRKGSLERDIVAAEAANVGLLFGIMGLITGAIWANYTWGAPWSDDIKQLCTAIALLMYFAYFVLRSSFTDIDKRARVSAVYNVFAFAMLFPLIFIIPRMTDSLHPGNGGNPAFSQYDLDNELRKVFYPAVVGWILLGIWIAQIRIRMRRLKLKSFLS from the coding sequence ATGAAAACATACTGGTGGAAGGCATTGTGTATCGTTCTGTTGCTTTACACTTTGATAGCAGGATTGCTGATGCCTGTTCCAGCCAAGGATATTCTCAACGAAACCATTCGCAATCTGCATTTCCACGTGCCCATGTGGTTTACTATGATCGTGTTGTTTGGCATTTCCTGCGTCAGTTCCATACAATATCTGCGAAAAGGCTCATTGGAAAGGGATATTGTGGCTGCTGAAGCAGCAAATGTGGGATTGTTGTTTGGTATCATGGGGCTGATCACCGGTGCCATCTGGGCCAATTACACGTGGGGAGCGCCCTGGAGTGATGATATCAAGCAGCTGTGCACGGCCATTGCCCTGCTCATGTATTTTGCCTATTTTGTATTGCGTAGTTCGTTTACCGATATTGACAAGCGGGCAAGGGTGAGTGCGGTATACAATGTATTTGCTTTTGCCATGCTTTTCCCGCTGATTTTCATCATTCCACGGATGACTGATTCCCTGCATCCCGGTAACGGGGGCAATCCGGCTTTCAGCCAGTATGATCTAGACAATGAGCTCAGAAAAGTATTTTATCCGGCAGTGGTAGGATGGATTTTGCTGGGTATCTGGATTGCACAGATCCGGATTCGCATGCGCCGGCTGAAACTGAAATCCTTTCTTTCATGA
- a CDS encoding heme exporter protein CcmB — translation MQTIRQILALVQKDLMQEWRQKYAFYGLLLYVASTVFVMYMLLHRPADKVWNALFWITLLFISVNAVARSFLQETTGRMLFYYQMCTPEVFMIGKMLYHVLLMTIMSLMCWLLYIWFLGNPLIRLGYFVGLCVMGGSSLGIAFTLLAAIAAQAGQNAALMAILGFPIMIPLLMLLTRISEIAFQEVYQPGLIKMWWMLGSLDVFIIALSLILFRYLWKN, via the coding sequence ATGCAAACGATCAGGCAAATCCTGGCATTAGTGCAGAAAGATCTGATGCAGGAATGGCGTCAGAAATATGCTTTTTATGGCTTACTGCTTTATGTGGCATCCACTGTGTTTGTCATGTATATGCTGCTGCATCGGCCCGCAGACAAGGTATGGAATGCATTGTTCTGGATAACTTTATTGTTTATCAGTGTAAATGCGGTTGCACGAAGCTTTCTTCAGGAAACAACCGGGCGAATGTTGTTTTACTATCAGATGTGCACGCCCGAAGTATTCATGATTGGCAAGATGTTGTATCATGTATTGCTGATGACTATCATGAGTTTGATGTGCTGGTTGTTGTATATCTGGTTTTTAGGCAATCCGTTGATTCGTTTGGGATATTTTGTAGGATTGTGTGTGATGGGGGGAAGCAGCCTGGGTATTGCTTTTACCTTGCTAGCCGCCATAGCCGCCCAGGCCGGTCAGAATGCAGCGCTGATGGCCATTCTGGGTTTCCCAATTATGATACCTTTATTGATGTTGCTTACCCGTATTTCTGAAATTGCATTTCAGGAAGTCTATCAGCCAGGCCTTATAAAAATGTGGTGGATGCTGGGAAGTTTGGATGTGTTTATCATCGCGCTTTCATTGATATTGTTTCGTTATCTGTGGAAAAATTAA
- a CDS encoding GtrA family protein, whose amino-acid sequence MRQFILRIIDFFYWPVFRSWLPLRTFRYLFCGSFSNGVDILMYFISYHFILHEQMLHVGSLTISAPIAAFLMAFCVSFPTGFSLSKFIVFPESELRGRVQLFRYLLLVGACIVLNYVFLKLFVNTWHWYPTLGKIATTVLVATFSFLTQKHFTFRIKTQPA is encoded by the coding sequence ATGAGGCAGTTTATTCTTCGGATAATTGATTTCTTTTACTGGCCGGTGTTTCGTTCGTGGTTGCCTCTGCGTACCTTCCGATATTTGTTTTGTGGCAGCTTTTCTAACGGTGTGGATATTCTGATGTATTTCATCAGTTATCATTTCATTCTGCATGAACAGATGCTGCATGTAGGAAGCCTTACGATCAGTGCCCCTATTGCTGCGTTTCTGATGGCTTTTTGCGTGAGTTTTCCGACAGGATTTTCCTTGTCAAAATTTATCGTGTTTCCGGAATCTGAGTTAAGAGGGCGGGTACAGTTGTTTCGTTATCTACTGCTAGTGGGTGCATGTATTGTGCTGAATTATGTATTTCTGAAATTATTTGTGAATACCTGGCATTGGTATCCTACCCTGGGCAAGATTGCTACCACCGTGCTGGTAGCTACTTTCAGCTTTCTTACGCAGAAACATTTTACTTTTCGTATCAAAACCCAGCCGGCCTGA
- a CDS encoding thymidine kinase, whose amino-acid sequence MFIEPMMPGENIGWIEVICGSMFSGKTEELIRRLRRVQIAQQKVQIFKPAVDVRYHEEHIVSHDENSIPSIPVHHSHQLLLLCGDAQVIGIDEAQFFDEGLPEVCDQLAFRGIRVIVAGLDMDYQGRPFGPMPALLAKAEYITKLHAICVRCGNIASYSYRKTSHDQTILLGEKDIYEPRCRKCFMEGNS is encoded by the coding sequence ATGTTTATTGAACCTATGATGCCGGGCGAAAATATTGGCTGGATTGAAGTTATCTGTGGTTCTATGTTTTCTGGTAAAACAGAAGAACTGATCCGTCGTCTGCGACGGGTACAGATAGCCCAGCAGAAAGTCCAGATATTCAAACCGGCTGTGGATGTGCGATATCATGAAGAACACATCGTGTCACATGATGAAAACAGCATACCGTCTATCCCCGTGCATCATTCGCATCAGCTGTTGTTGCTGTGCGGTGATGCCCAGGTGATTGGTATTGACGAAGCCCAGTTTTTTGATGAAGGCCTGCCGGAGGTATGTGACCAGCTTGCCTTCCGTGGCATACGGGTGATTGTGGCCGGACTGGATATGGATTACCAGGGTCGCCCCTTTGGCCCGATGCCGGCTTTGCTTGCAAAAGCAGAATATATTACCAAGTTGCATGCCATCTGTGTGCGATGCGGCAATATTGCCAGCTATTCCTACCGCAAAACCAGCCATGATCAAACCATATTGCTGGGCGAAAAAGATATTTACGAACCCCGCTGCCGCAAATGTTTTATGGAAGGTAACTCATGA